From Campylobacter upsaliensis, the proteins below share one genomic window:
- the glpQ gene encoding glycerophosphodiester phosphodiesterase, producing MKKFTFVLIFLGLNLFASDKLIIAHRGASAYLPEHTLESKVLAFAQGVPYIEQDVVLSKDDRLVVIHDLYLDKTSDVAQKFPERKRKDGHYYVIDFTLDELKSLKMSEGFKGENDSVNAYPKRFPTKKADFTINTLEEEIELIQGLNKTLNKNVGIYVETKRPWFHKQEGKDISKLTLEVLKKYGYTDKDSKVYFQSFDYPDLVRVKKELLPQMGMDIKLVGLIGLNEWEETFEFKNGKWQNYDFSYLLNIKNYAEISKIVDGLGPTYVLLFDERELKNHKIVPNDFVKNAHKYNIKVHPYTIRADALPSWAKSADELFDAILFKAGADGVFTDFPDLGLEFLRKVR from the coding sequence ATGAAAAAATTTACTTTTGTCCTAATATTTTTAGGACTTAATCTATTCGCAAGCGATAAGCTTATCATCGCACACAGAGGTGCTAGCGCGTATTTGCCAGAACATACACTTGAGAGTAAAGTTTTAGCCTTTGCACAAGGTGTGCCTTATATTGAGCAAGATGTGGTTTTAAGTAAAGATGATCGCCTAGTTGTGATTCACGATTTATATTTGGATAAAACAAGCGATGTGGCACAAAAATTCCCAGAGAGAAAGCGTAAAGATGGACATTATTATGTGATTGATTTTACTTTAGATGAGCTTAAAAGCTTAAAAATGAGTGAGGGTTTTAAAGGGGAAAATGATAGTGTTAATGCTTATCCTAAACGCTTCCCAACTAAAAAGGCAGATTTTACAATTAACACTCTTGAGGAAGAAATAGAGCTTATTCAAGGACTTAACAAAACACTTAATAAAAATGTAGGTATTTATGTAGAAACAAAACGCCCTTGGTTTCACAAGCAGGAAGGTAAGGACATTTCAAAACTTACCTTAGAAGTGCTTAAAAAATATGGCTACACAGATAAAGATTCTAAAGTCTATTTTCAAAGCTTTGATTATCCGGATTTAGTGCGTGTGAAAAAGGAGTTATTGCCACAAATGGGTATGGATATTAAACTTGTTGGGCTTATAGGTTTAAATGAGTGGGAGGAAACCTTTGAATTTAAAAATGGCAAATGGCAAAATTATGATTTTTCTTATCTTCTAAATATTAAAAATTATGCTGAAATTTCAAAAATTGTCGATGGCTTAGGACCAACCTATGTTTTACTCTTTGATGAAAGGGAGCTTAAAAATCATAAAATTGTGCCAAATGACTTTGTTAAAAACGCTCATAAGTATAATATAAAGGTGCATCCTTACACCATTAGAGCGGACGCACTTCCAAGCTGGGCTAAGTCTGCTGATGAGCTTTTTGATGCTATTTTATTTAAGGCTGGAGCTGATGGAGTTTTTACGGATTTTCCTGATTTGGGCTTGGAATTTTTGAGGAAAGTAAGATGA
- a CDS encoding esterase-like activity of phytase family protein — protein MKKIVGSLCLCSVLFAANEYEANLAGHIVIPAENFINAPKDAPEFLQSTGKFLRTTRNENLGTFNANYTEEEMPNAFRIPFKKQALQGHSGIKFINDKNFWLLSDNGLGTKKNSPDSMTFIHNYEFDFKKGSYKHLKTIFFNDKNKKFPYLINLESTKSRYLTGADIDPESFQIIDKSFWVGDEFGPFLLEFDEKGTLKEVFDVNLNKESLLSPDHPNLQLSNPDIQENKANIKRSKGFEAMASSKDKTKLYPMLEYAVFKNGKYENKGGKNFLRILEFDIKARKFTDKSYTYTLESNAHSIGDFNMIDEKYGLIIERDDTEGTMDKACKNQETKSCFKNPAKFKRIYKIKLDDEKGIVQKIAYIDLMNINDTNKIAKKPLVNNKFVFPFFTIENVDIVDEKHIVVANDNNFPFSASREPFVPDDNEVILLEVEEFLKAK, from the coding sequence ATGAAAAAAATTGTAGGTTCTTTATGTTTATGTAGCGTTTTATTTGCTGCAAATGAGTATGAGGCAAATTTAGCAGGACACATCGTTATCCCAGCGGAAAATTTCATCAATGCCCCTAAAGATGCACCAGAGTTTCTGCAAAGCACGGGGAAGTTTTTACGCACAACAAGAAATGAAAACTTGGGCACATTTAATGCAAATTACACAGAAGAAGAAATGCCTAATGCCTTTAGAATTCCATTTAAAAAACAGGCTTTGCAAGGACATAGTGGGATTAAATTTATAAATGATAAGAACTTTTGGCTTTTAAGCGATAATGGCTTAGGGACTAAGAAAAATTCACCAGATTCTATGACCTTTATTCACAATTATGAATTTGATTTCAAAAAAGGCTCTTATAAGCATCTTAAAACTATTTTCTTTAATGATAAAAATAAAAAATTTCCTTATCTTATAAATCTTGAAAGCACTAAAAGTAGGTATTTAACAGGGGCTGATATAGACCCTGAAAGTTTTCAAATTATAGATAAGAGTTTTTGGGTAGGTGATGAATTTGGTCCTTTTTTATTAGAATTTGATGAAAAAGGCACTTTAAAAGAAGTGTTTGATGTAAATCTTAATAAAGAATCGCTTTTATCACCCGATCATCCAAATTTACAACTTTCAAATCCAGATATCCAAGAAAACAAAGCTAACATCAAGCGTTCTAAAGGCTTTGAAGCTATGGCTAGCTCTAAGGATAAAACCAAGCTTTATCCTATGTTAGAATATGCGGTGTTTAAAAATGGCAAATATGAAAATAAGGGTGGTAAAAATTTCTTAAGAATTTTAGAATTTGACATTAAGGCTAGAAAATTTACGGATAAAAGCTACACATACACGCTAGAAAGTAATGCACACTCTATTGGTGATTTTAATATGATCGATGAAAAATATGGCTTAATCATAGAACGCGATGACACCGAAGGCACTATGGATAAGGCTTGTAAAAATCAAGAAACAAAATCTTGCTTTAAAAATCCTGCCAAATTTAAAAGGATTTACAAAATTAAGCTTGACGATGAAAAAGGCATAGTGCAAAAAATTGCCTATATTGATCTTATGAATATTAATGATACAAATAAAATTGCCAAAAAACCTTTAGTTAATAATAAATTTGTCTTTCCTTTCTTTACTATCGAAAATGTGGATATTGTAGATGAGAAACATATTGTTGTGGCAAATGATAATAATTTCCCTTTTTCAGCAAGTAGAGAGCCTTTTGTGCCTGATGATAATGAGGTAATTTTGCTAGAAGTTGAGGAATTTTTAAAGGCTAAATAA
- the trmD gene encoding tRNA (guanosine(37)-N1)-methyltransferase TrmD, producing MKITFVSLFPHLLEFYFKDSILARALNKDIFSLDFQNPRAFSKNKYKKVDDYKIGGGAGLLMQVAPLFECLEQIRQKESNSHFIFLSPSAKNFNQKDAKRLSQKSNLVFVCGRYEGIDERVVEEFANELFSVGDFILTGGELPALCLCDAILRNVNGVLGNSQSLEEESFENHLLEAPSFAKPLIFEKNLKKFYANSVFLKGNHAKIAALKNTLASCKTKFFRPDLFLEHERRI from the coding sequence ATGAAAATCACTTTTGTTTCTTTATTTCCTCATTTGCTAGAATTTTATTTTAAAGATTCCATCCTTGCTAGAGCATTAAATAAGGACATTTTTAGCCTTGATTTTCAAAATCCTAGAGCCTTTAGCAAAAATAAGTATAAAAAAGTTGATGATTATAAAATCGGTGGTGGAGCAGGACTTTTAATGCAAGTAGCCCCACTTTTTGAGTGCTTGGAGCAAATTCGTCAAAAAGAGAGCAATTCTCATTTTATATTTCTTAGCCCAAGTGCAAAAAATTTTAATCAAAAAGATGCTAAACGCCTTAGTCAAAAGTCAAATTTGGTTTTTGTTTGCGGTCGTTATGAGGGTATAGATGAGCGTGTGGTAGAGGAATTTGCAAATGAGCTTTTTAGTGTGGGAGATTTTATCTTGACGGGAGGAGAGCTTCCTGCTCTTTGTCTTTGCGATGCGATTTTACGCAATGTTAATGGAGTGCTTGGAAATTCACAAAGTTTAGAAGAAGAAAGTTTTGAAAATCATCTTTTAGAAGCTCCTTCTTTTGCTAAACCTTTAATTTTTGAGAAAAATTTGAAAAAATTTTATGCTAATTCAGTGTTTTTAAAGGGTAATCACGCTAAAATTGCGGCTTTAAAAAACACTTTAGCGTCTTGCAAGACAAAATTTTTTCGTCCCGATTTATTTTTGGAGCATGAACGCAGAATTTAA
- a CDS encoding class II 3-deoxy-7-phosphoheptulonate synthase encodes MQWRRDSWRAYPIKQHPVYPCENTLKENLERLEKLPPLVFAGEVRQLKKSLAKVAKKEAFLLQGGDCAESFENFGANNIRDMFKILLQMAIVLTFAGGCPVVKIGRIAGQFAKPRSADYEELNGVSLPSYRGDIINGFEFSEKARIADPKRMLEAYYQSATTLNLLRGFAKGGLADLREVQRWNLGFVKKSELHKQYEDLSEKISSALAFMEACGINANNTPNLREVSLYTSHEALLLPYEEALTRVDSLSGDFYDCSAHMLWIGERTREIDGAHVHFLSGVKNPLGVKIGPNAKAQDIINLSNKLNPNNEEGRLNIIVRMGADKIASNLPSIFKELKKEGLNLIYSIDPMHGNTVKVGDFKTREFDKIMQEVRYFFEVAISEGVYPGGVHLEMTGQDVTECTGGASNVTAQNLQNRYETQCDPRLNADQALELAFLIADLLKRARN; translated from the coding sequence ATGCAATGGAGGAGAGATTCTTGGAGAGCCTATCCCATTAAACAACATCCGGTTTATCCTTGTGAAAATACCTTAAAAGAAAATCTTGAAAGACTTGAAAAATTACCACCCCTTGTTTTTGCAGGAGAGGTTAGACAGCTTAAAAAATCCTTGGCTAAGGTTGCCAAGAAAGAAGCTTTTTTGCTTCAAGGTGGCGATTGTGCGGAGAGTTTTGAAAATTTCGGTGCAAATAATATACGCGATATGTTTAAAATTCTTCTTCAAATGGCGATTGTTTTGACCTTTGCTGGTGGTTGTCCTGTGGTGAAAATAGGGCGTATAGCTGGGCAGTTTGCTAAACCTAGAAGCGCAGATTATGAAGAGCTTAATGGCGTGAGTTTGCCAAGTTACCGTGGAGATATTATTAACGGCTTTGAGTTTAGTGAAAAAGCAAGAATTGCCGATCCTAAGCGTATGCTAGAAGCCTATTATCAAAGTGCGACGACACTTAATTTATTAAGAGGTTTTGCTAAAGGTGGTTTGGCTGATTTGCGTGAGGTTCAGCGTTGGAATTTAGGTTTTGTGAAAAAGAGTGAGTTGCATAAGCAATATGAGGATTTAAGTGAAAAAATTTCTAGCGCTTTAGCCTTTATGGAGGCTTGCGGTATTAATGCAAATAATACTCCAAATTTAAGAGAAGTTTCGCTTTATACTTCTCACGAGGCTTTGCTTTTACCTTACGAAGAGGCTTTGACGCGTGTGGATAGTTTAAGCGGAGATTTTTATGATTGTTCAGCGCATATGCTTTGGATAGGCGAAAGAACACGCGAAATTGATGGGGCACATGTACATTTTTTAAGTGGTGTGAAAAATCCTTTAGGCGTTAAAATCGGTCCAAATGCTAAAGCACAGGATATTATAAATCTTTCAAATAAACTTAATCCTAATAATGAAGAGGGAAGGCTTAATATTATTGTTCGTATGGGTGCGGATAAAATTGCCTCAAATTTACCAAGTATCTTTAAGGAATTAAAAAAAGAGGGGTTAAATTTAATTTATAGCATTGATCCTATGCACGGAAATACGGTGAAAGTAGGGGATTTTAAAACGCGTGAATTTGATAAAATTATGCAAGAAGTGCGTTATTTCTTTGAAGTGGCTATAAGTGAGGGAGTGTATCCGGGTGGAGTGCATTTGGAGATGACTGGGCAAGATGTTACTGAATGCACGGGAGGTGCTAGTAATGTAACGGCACAAAATTTACAAAATCGCTACGAAACTCAGTGCGACCCAAGACTTAACGCCGATCAAGCCTTAGAGCTTGCTTTTTTGATAGCAGATTTGCTTAAAAGGGCAAGAAATTGA
- a CDS encoding ArsC/Spx/MgsR family protein, protein MKLYGIKNCGSVKKAMEFLKVKGVEFEFLDIKKIDEDILNSWLEKREIKDLPNLSGTSARKLNLNKEKMNALAKEELKKMILETPSLIKRPVIEYKGQIYIAKEYENLIS, encoded by the coding sequence TTGAAACTTTATGGCATTAAAAATTGTGGTAGCGTTAAAAAGGCTATGGAATTTTTAAAAGTTAAGGGTGTGGAATTTGAGTTTTTGGATATTAAAAAAATCGATGAAGACATTTTAAATTCTTGGCTTGAAAAAAGAGAAATTAAAGATCTTCCAAATCTCTCGGGCACAAGTGCTAGAAAATTAAATCTTAATAAAGAAAAAATGAACGCTTTAGCCAAAGAAGAATTAAAGAAGATGATTTTAGAGACTCCAAGTCTTATAAAACGCCCCGTGATAGAATATAAGGGGCAAATTTACATCGCCAAAGAGTATGAAAATTTAATTTCTTAA
- the rimM gene encoding ribosome maturation factor RimM (Essential for efficient processing of 16S rRNA): protein MSKFVLVAKIGRSVGLRGYLKLHNLSDFPSQFQKNLTFFTKNKRELVIKDYDKNRQSVLFYTYESLEKAKELVNLELYQSIEKTRELCKLKKDEFFYFDIIGCEVRDEQIILGQVQDILESGGGYLFEIKSDERLTAQGFSKIFFIPYIDKYILQIDIEKKQILCSNEAFYILENS, encoded by the coding sequence TTGAGTAAATTTGTTTTAGTCGCTAAGATAGGTCGAAGTGTAGGACTAAGGGGCTATTTAAAATTGCATAATCTTAGCGACTTTCCTTCTCAGTTTCAAAAAAATCTCACTTTTTTTACCAAAAATAAAAGAGAACTTGTTATTAAAGATTATGATAAAAATCGTCAAAGTGTTTTATTTTACACCTACGAAAGTCTTGAGAAAGCTAAGGAGCTTGTTAATCTGGAGCTTTATCAAAGTATAGAAAAAACAAGAGAGCTTTGCAAATTAAAAAAAGATGAGTTTTTTTATTTTGATATTATAGGCTGTGAAGTAAGAGATGAGCAAATTATTTTAGGTCAAGTTCAAGATATTTTGGAAAGTGGAGGGGGATATTTGTTTGAGATTAAAAGCGATGAGAGATTGACGGCCCAAGGTTTTTCTAAGATTTTTTTTATTCCTTATATTGATAAATATATTTTGCAAATTGATATAGAAAAAAAGCAAATTTTATGCTCTAATGAAGCTTTTTATATTTTAGAAAATTCATGA
- a CDS encoding restriction endonuclease subunit S has protein sequence MITQQNLKEMLEILGFEALSAGGGKKLESKNANIYTKTINSYIMQVDFTKQQLIYPQGIKIHDTTTSNFSHPENFVVFECVHRLLEKGYKAESLELEPRWQLGREAKSGKADILVRDNKNAPYLIIECKTAGENSKSEFSKEWERMQNNGGQLFSYFQQEKATKFLCLYTSDLETKSKNIKYQNYIINMQDNEATLAQSKKKGYKDANSNKEVFQIWSDTYAKEYEKSGIFEDEIAIYNITKLKPKLDNLKPMSQSEIQKKRHEWATILRANAVGDRSLALNGLMNLFLCKITDELENANDLHFNWRGYSRDSAFDLVDRLQKLYKTGMEKYLNQTITYHSKDSIEEAFTSAFEGIVVKEKIQNIFNDLKYFSNGDFNFIEVYNENLFYKNFKILLPIVLKLEDTAFTKNADSNILGDYFESYIHDMPQQEGQYFTPVPLVNFIIHSLPVFKNASVLDFSCGAGHFLTQYAEINKPYKKAKFLGQDKDPRLAKIAKIASFMHSTDMDILANDSFECGIDDSKFNVLISNPPYSVDGFLNVLSDDIRKSYELFNDKLNIESNNAIECFFIEKSSKALQSNGLLSLVLPNSLINKDSIYKATRELMLRDFYIIALVSLGNQTFFKTGTNPIILFALRKAKNTDTKTTQNDLYKDFYKHIVENKLSTLLKAYKSEFLALIQAYCTFREYDKDEFLALLELNLQEDSTLYTNELFKEYANAYKALIQKEKDEYNKKSDKHKAQNPFTPSQSKQEFIRKLEAEKFLYFCYCLDSNPLIIKAPSDNKEQKSFLGYEWSNKKGKQGIQYITASGINAISEILTPLYNPKNRFDSSKLSFYIMQEYLSKLDLKALDNYFQKDIAKEQEIPQDLSPYAFKAKLIDMLDFSKVDFNKAISLNPVITSEQGERGNPQNPFENCKFELVKIKEICEIGRGRVISHKFIEANKGEYPVYSSQTKDEGIMGYINTFDFEGDYVTWTTDGIYAGTCFYRKGKFNCTNVCGTLKIKDSNVILYYYLSLVLNLATPNYVVKVANPKLMNNVMAEIKIPLPPLEIQKQIVAECEKVEEQYNIIRMSIEKYQELIKAILVKCGIVNSNEGGSRDFIASLLDSIQELESKLDFFANSAVAKHDFATIKINESAKHNLESVVGVGDIQGGGSDFAIQAPPPCEKEKIESSRDASHSKPFSMTNTNDLKALLDSIPTPPAQGWNTIKLNNKKYLTLNPSKREIANIDENTIISFVEMASVADKGYIQNKVDKPLKELKKGSYTYFAENDILIAKITPCMENGKCAIAKNLTNGLGMGSSEFHIFRTHKGLNNKFLFACLNQDSIRQEAAKNMTGSSGHRRVPISFYESLQIPLPPLEAQEKIVSAIDSVESQIKRIDSKLEILETRKAEILANALNAGNEREREQAELREILSEIESLLSQRKILQRFITKILQKAGLTQSLHSLLDSLPTPPKHGWERVKLGQVVSVQSGGTPSREVAEYWNGDINWIKSEVCQNCYVYENQVKEKITELGLKKSSAKILKKDSVLIALVGATIGKVGYLTFDSTTNQNIAGLYPLNSENLNTKFLYFACLGLYHLFTEKGGFTMANLTFIKNLKIPLPPLEAQEKIISAIERIELTINVAKERKETFQSKISSYIQNALC, from the coding sequence ATGATTACACAGCAAAATTTAAAAGAAATGCTAGAGATTTTGGGATTTGAAGCTCTCTCTGCGGGGGGGGGCAAAAAGCTAGAATCTAAAAATGCAAATATCTACACAAAGACCATAAACTCCTACATAATGCAAGTAGATTTTACAAAGCAACAGCTTATCTACCCACAAGGCATAAAGATACACGACACCACGACTTCCAACTTCTCTCACCCTGAAAATTTTGTCGTCTTTGAATGTGTGCATAGATTATTAGAAAAGGGCTATAAAGCAGAGTCTTTAGAGCTAGAGCCAAGATGGCAGCTAGGCAGAGAAGCAAAAAGTGGGAAAGCTGATATTTTAGTGCGTGATAATAAAAACGCCCCCTATCTCATCATAGAGTGCAAAACCGCAGGGGAAAATAGCAAAAGCGAATTTAGCAAAGAATGGGAGAGAATGCAAAATAATGGCGGACAGCTTTTTAGCTATTTTCAGCAAGAAAAAGCTACAAAATTTTTGTGCCTTTACACCAGCGATTTAGAAACAAAATCTAAAAATATCAAATATCAAAATTACATTATCAATATGCAAGATAATGAAGCCACTTTAGCACAAAGCAAAAAGAAAGGCTATAAAGACGCAAATTCAAATAAAGAAGTCTTTCAAATATGGAGTGATACTTATGCTAAAGAGTATGAAAAAAGTGGAATTTTTGAAGATGAAATTGCCATTTATAATATCACTAAGCTTAAACCAAAGCTAGATAATCTAAAGCCTATGAGTCAAAGCGAAATCCAAAAAAAGCGACACGAATGGGCGACCATTTTAAGGGCAAATGCAGTGGGCGATAGGTCATTAGCATTAAATGGGCTAATGAATCTTTTTTTATGTAAAATCACTGATGAGTTAGAAAATGCAAATGACTTGCACTTTAATTGGCGTGGTTATAGCCGTGATTCTGCCTTTGATTTAGTAGATAGACTGCAAAAGCTCTATAAAACGGGAATGGAAAAATATCTTAATCAAACAATCACCTATCATTCTAAAGACAGCATTGAAGAGGCTTTTACAAGTGCGTTTGAAGGCATTGTTGTGAAAGAGAAAATCCAAAATATATTTAATGACTTGAAATATTTTTCCAATGGCGATTTTAATTTTATAGAAGTTTATAACGAAAATCTTTTTTATAAAAACTTTAAAATTCTTTTACCCATAGTCCTAAAGCTAGAGGACACAGCCTTTACAAAAAATGCAGATTCTAATATTTTAGGCGATTATTTTGAAAGCTATATCCACGATATGCCACAACAAGAGGGGCAGTATTTCACCCCTGTGCCTTTGGTAAATTTTATTATCCATTCTTTGCCTGTGTTTAAAAATGCTAGTGTGCTAGACTTTTCTTGTGGAGCAGGACATTTTCTAACCCAATACGCAGAAATCAATAAGCCCTACAAAAAAGCCAAATTTTTAGGACAAGACAAAGACCCACGCCTAGCTAAAATCGCTAAAATTGCTTCCTTTATGCACAGCACAGATATGGATATTCTAGCTAACGACTCGTTTGAATGTGGTATAGATGATTCTAAATTTAATGTGCTTATTTCAAATCCACCCTATTCAGTAGATGGCTTTTTAAATGTTTTAAGCGATGATATAAGAAAAAGCTATGAGCTTTTTAACGATAAGCTTAATATAGAATCAAACAACGCCATAGAATGCTTTTTTATAGAAAAATCAAGTAAAGCTCTGCAAAGCAATGGACTCCTATCCCTTGTCCTACCAAATTCTTTAATCAACAAAGACAGCATCTACAAAGCCACTAGAGAACTAATGCTGCGTGACTTTTATATCATCGCCCTTGTAAGCTTAGGCAATCAAACCTTTTTTAAAACAGGCACAAATCCTATCATTCTTTTTGCTTTGCGTAAAGCAAAAAATACTGATACAAAAACGACTCAAAATGATCTTTACAAAGACTTCTATAAACACATTGTAGAAAATAAGCTATCCACACTTTTAAAAGCTTATAAAAGTGAATTTTTAGCCCTGATTCAAGCATATTGCACTTTTAGAGAATACGACAAAGATGAGTTTTTAGCCCTTTTAGAGCTAAATTTGCAAGAAGATTCCACGCTTTATACAAACGAGCTTTTTAAAGAATATGCAAATGCTTACAAAGCTTTAATCCAAAAAGAAAAAGATGAATATAATAAAAAAAGCGATAAGCATAAAGCACAAAACCCCTTTACTCCAAGTCAAAGCAAACAAGAATTTATAAGAAAACTTGAAGCAGAGAAGTTTCTATACTTTTGCTACTGCTTAGATTCTAATCCACTCATTATAAAAGCTCCAAGCGATAACAAAGAGCAAAAAAGCTTCTTAGGCTATGAGTGGAGTAATAAAAAAGGCAAACAAGGCATACAATACATCACCGCTTCAGGCATAAATGCTATAAGTGAGATTCTAACCCCTCTTTACAATCCTAAAAATCGTTTTGATAGCTCTAAACTTAGCTTTTACATTATGCAAGAATATTTAAGCAAACTTGATTTAAAAGCCCTAGATAATTACTTTCAAAAAGACATAGCAAAAGAGCAAGAAATCCCGCAAGACTTAAGCCCCTATGCTTTTAAAGCAAAACTCATAGATATGCTAGACTTTAGCAAAGTGGATTTTAATAAGGCTATAAGCTTAAATCCCGTCATTACGAGTGAGCAGGGCGAGCGTGGCAATCCACAGAATCCTTTTGAAAATTGTAAATTTGAGTTGGTGAAAATTAAGGAAATTTGTGAAATTGGCAGGGGTAGAGTTATTAGCCATAAATTTATTGAAGCAAACAAAGGGGAATATCCTGTCTATTCATCACAAACAAAAGATGAAGGTATTATGGGATATATCAATACTTTTGATTTTGAAGGCGATTATGTAACTTGGACAACTGATGGAATTTATGCTGGAACTTGCTTTTATAGAAAAGGTAAATTTAACTGCACAAATGTTTGCGGAACTCTAAAGATAAAAGATTCTAATGTAATCCTTTATTATTATTTATCTTTGGTTTTAAATCTAGCAACGCCAAATTATGTTGTAAAAGTAGCAAACCCAAAGCTAATGAATAATGTAATGGCAGAGATAAAAATCCCCTTGCCACCTTTAGAAATCCAAAAGCAAATCGTAGCAGAGTGTGAAAAGGTAGAAGAGCAGTATAACATCATAAGAATGAGCATAGAAAAATACCAAGAGTTGATTAAAGCGATTTTAGTGAAATGTGGCATTGTAAATTCTAATGAGGGGGGCAGTAGAGACTTCATCGCTTCCTTGCTAGATTCTATACAAGAGCTAGAATCTAAGCTAGATTTTTTTGCAAATTCTGCGGTGGCAAAGCACGACTTTGCCACAATAAAAATCAATGAAAGTGCGAAGCACAACCTTGAAAGCGTTGTCGGGGTGGGGGATATACAAGGGGGAGGGAGCGACTTCGCAATTCAAGCCCCTCCCCCTTGTGAAAAAGAAAAAATAGAATCCAGCAGAGATGCTTCGCACTCAAAGCCCTTCAGTATGACAAACACAAATGACTTAAAAGCCCTTTTAGATTCTATCCCCACCCCACCAGCACAGGGCTGGAATACAATCAAGCTTAATAATAAGAAATACCTTACCCTTAATCCAAGCAAAAGAGAGATTGCAAATATTGATGAAAATACCATCATTTCTTTTGTGGAAATGGCAAGTGTGGCAGATAAAGGCTATATCCAAAACAAAGTTGATAAGCCGCTAAAAGAGCTTAAAAAGGGGAGCTATACCTATTTTGCGGAAAATGATATTTTGATAGCTAAAATCACGCCGTGTATGGAAAACGGAAAATGTGCCATTGCAAAAAATCTTACAAATGGTTTAGGTATGGGAAGTAGTGAATTTCATATTTTTAGAACACATAAGGGGCTAAACAATAAATTTTTATTTGCTTGTCTTAATCAAGATTCTATAAGACAAGAAGCGGCGAAAAATATGACAGGCTCAAGCGGACACAGAAGAGTGCCAATAAGCTTTTATGAATCCTTGCAAATCCCACTCCCACCCCTTGAGGCACAAGAAAAAATCGTAAGTGCTATTGATAGCGTAGAATCTCAAATCAAAAGAATAGATTCTAAGCTTGAAATTTTAGAAACAAGAAAGGCAGAGATTTTAGCTAATGCCTTGAATGCTGGTAACGAGAGAGAGAGAGAACAGGCGGAGCTTAGAGAAATCTTAAGCGAGATAGAATCTCTGCTTTCACAAAGAAAAATCTTACAACGCTTCATTACAAAAATCTTACAAAAAGCAGGACTTACTCAAAGCTTACATTCCTTGCTAGATTCTCTCCCCACTCCACCAAAACACGGCTGGGAAAGGGTCAAACTAGGGCAAGTCGTAAGCGTTCAAAGTGGTGGCACACCTAGCCGAGAAGTTGCAGAATATTGGAATGGTGATATAAATTGGATTAAATCAGAAGTGTGTCAAAATTGCTATGTATATGAAAATCAAGTTAAAGAGAAAATTACAGAATTAGGACTTAAAAAATCATCGGCAAAAATACTTAAAAAAGATTCTGTCTTAATCGCATTAGTGGGTGCTACTATCGGTAAAGTTGGCTATTTAACTTTTGATTCCACGACAAACCAAAATATAGCGGGACTTTATCCATTGAATAGTGAAAATCTTAATACGAAATTTTTGTATTTTGCGTGTTTGGGGCTTTATCATCTCTTTACAGAAAAGGGCGGTTTCACTATGGCAAATTTAACATTTATAAAAAATCTCAAAATCCCCCTACCACCCCTTGAAGCACAAGAAAAAATCATAAGTGCTATTGAAAGAATAGAACTTACAATAAATGTCGCAAAAGAACGAAAAGAAACATTTCAAAGCAAAATTTCAAGCTATATTCAGAATGCTTTGTGTTAA
- the rplS gene encoding 50S ribosomal protein L19, whose product MKNKYIEQFEAKQIEGKNVPDFRAGDTLKLAIRIKEGDKTRIQNFEGVCIARRGSGVSETFMVRKIGANNVGVERIFPIYSESLESISVLRRGRVRRARLFYLRDRRGKAARIKELKK is encoded by the coding sequence ATGAAAAACAAATATATAGAGCAGTTTGAGGCTAAACAAATTGAGGGTAAAAATGTGCCAGATTTTCGTGCTGGGGACACTTTAAAACTTGCTATCCGCATTAAAGAGGGCGATAAAACTAGAATTCAAAATTTTGAAGGAGTTTGCATTGCTAGAAGAGGAAGTGGAGTGAGTGAAACTTTTATGGTGCGTAAAATCGGTGCAAATAATGTGGGCGTTGAAAGAATTTTTCCTATTTATAGTGAAAGTTTAGAAAGCATTAGCGTTTTAAGACGCGGTCGCGTTCGTCGTGCAAGACTCTTTTATCTTAGAGATAGACGCGGTAAGGCTGCTCGCATTAAAGAGCTTAAAAAATAA